The following proteins come from a genomic window of Triticum aestivum cultivar Chinese Spring chromosome 6A, IWGSC CS RefSeq v2.1, whole genome shotgun sequence:
- the LOC123131216 gene encoding uncharacterized protein gives METAAASRSSGPVLSTPNCRSASPTPVKLAGGGATHSPGKPVSGSSPSCTRSRRFCTCSPTNHPGSFRCSLHKARKQAAAAGSSKPASPPSSRGLGP, from the coding sequence ATGGAGACGGCGGCTGCTAGTCGGTCCAGCGGGCCAGTGCTGTCGACGCCCAACTGCCGCTCCGCCTCACCCACCCCCGtcaagctcgccggcggcggcgccacccACTCGCCGGGCAAGCCCGTCAGCGGCTCGTCCCCGTCCTGTACCAGGAGCCGGCGCTTCTGCACGTGCTCCCCGACGAACCACCCGGGCTCGTTCCGGTGCAGCCTCCACAAGGCGCGCAAGCAGGCGGCCGCCGCCGGCAGCAGCAAGCCCGCCTCCCCGCCGTCCAGCCGCGGTCTGGGCCCGTAG
- the LOC123131217 gene encoding uncharacterized protein yields the protein MATAAGSRPSGPVLSTPNCRSTSPTRAKLARGDATHSPGKSVSGSSPSSTRSRQSCTCSSTKTNHPGSLRCSLHTARKQAALAGSSKPASPASIRRLGPKRMNSRQCARRALAPSPAAQQSQHLRRAGGLIPRTSRLSAMSTAGERPGDFISLVVEASVVFLGWLWKAIFYQRWGNLARAN from the coding sequence ATGGCGACGGCGGCTGGCAGTCGGCCCAGCGGGCCTGTGCTCTCGACACCAAACTGCCGCTCCACCTCACCCACCCGCGCCAAGCTCGCCCGCGGCGACGCCACCCACTCGCCGGGCAAGTCCGTCAGCGGCTCGTCTCCGTCTTCCACCAGGAGCCGGCAGTCCTGCACGTGCTCCTCGACGAAGACGAACCACCCGGGCTCGCTCCGGTGCAGCCTCCACACGGCGCGCAAGCAGGCGGCCCTCGCCGGCAGCAGCAAGCCCGCCTCCCCGGCGTCCATCCGCCGTCTGGGCCCGAAGCGAATGAACAGCCGGCAGTGCGCCCGCAGGGCACTCGCGCCGTCCCCCGCGGCGCAGCAGTCGCAGCACCTGAGGCGCGCGGGCGGGTTAATCCCCAGGACGAGCAGGCTCTCCGCCATGTCCACGGCCGGCGAGCGTCCCGGCGACTTTATCAGCTTGGTTGTGGAAGCTAGTGTAGTTTTTCTTGGTTGGTTGTGGAAGGCGATATTTTATCAGAGGTGGGGGAACCTCGCCCGTGCAAATTAG